The genomic stretch gtaaagaaaaacaTTTCCACTCACCATCTACAAAAAATATTCCGCTTCCCCATCACAGAAATTTACCTAAATCAATAAATGATTCCTAATGCCAAGTACCACATCGATATTTGAAAATATTATTCAGATCCTGTAAAAACATGTAGGCCGAGCAAGGCTTTGTAATGGCCCTTTTCAATTTCCTCCTCCTTTACTTTGTGTAGCAAAAGCGTCTCGATGATAAAATCTTCCCAATCGATAATATCATGTGGCTCCTCTCTCTTTGTACGTTTACTTTTTCTCTTCTTATGATGAATAACATTTTCGGATAAACATTTATCATTACTGCTTTCGATTCCAGTACACAAAACCTCATCAGTTGAAGGGAAACGAATGTCATTAATGCGCATCTTAGCTGCTCCAATCTTTTTTCTTCTCCTCTTAACTGCCAGGCAACCGCGAATATAAGATGGTGGAAGTGCATCCAATCCAACATCTTTCTCCTCTAACTGCTTCAAGAAGAGCTTTTCACACAACTCTGATTCCCCACTCCACCATTCATTATGAAGATCAAGGTCATCAAGTCCATCTTCATAATTATGGACTTCATCCCTGTTAGTAATTCTATTACTTGCAAACTGGGCCTTGAACTTGGAATAGAGTTTTGCTAAATTCTCATATGAGGCCTTGAGATCCTTCAAGTCGCGATTACCAGAATAACAACCACTATCTTTGCCATGAGCCTCACCGTCAGGCTGTAAACCATTTTCAACACCACTACCACCAACATCGCTCTTGTATGCTGCATCCCCACCAAAAAGATCCCTAAGATCATTATTAGAATCAAATTCACCAAGTCTATTGCCTGACCTGCTTTTCTTATGATCTTCCCTATGCACATCGCCAAAATCTTCCAAACCATTCCCACGGCCTCTCTTCTTCAAACTCCCCACATCCTCCATGGATTTCATCTCTATATACTTTATTACACATGGTGCATGCCTCATGATATTCTTGACATTAATATCATTTCCCCAAGGCAATCCTTTTGCCACCTCCACAAGTGCTTCCCGGAGCTCTTTGTACCTCAACTTACATGTCGCTATCCCCACATTAACTTCTTTAGCCACCTCCTCAATCTTCACCTTAAATCCATTCAACTCAGCAACAAAAAATAATACTGCCACAGCCACTGGCCCGGGCCGTCTCCCTGTAGTCAACCACCACTTTATACAGCATTGGACCACAAAATTCCCCTGCTTCACCATAACCTCAACCTTCTCCTTATCAACCTCTTTAAACCCAGAAAACATACGAATCGTCCTCTCCAACAACCCAACAACATCAAATTCAGGTAACTCTAACCCTAAAAAATCGACCACCCTTCCTACCATCCTCCCCATCTCATACAAGTCACTCCCCACAACATCACAAACCTCATCAATAGTCAAAACCTTATTTTTCTGTCTCATGATAATATAACAACAAGCACCAACCAAGACACTAAACCAATTGCCTAAACCATACTCGCCATCGGTCACCTTGTTAACCATGTCTTTAACCTCCCAAGCCCGATCTAATAGATGTAGTCGATTCGCAATATCCTCAATGATATTGTTGGAGTGGTATAATTTACGGTCTGTGTAAGAGTAATCATGGCCTGAACCAGTAGTGCCAGGAGTAACAAAATTGCCACCGCCGTCGCCAAATTGGTGGTGGAAGTTGCTGAAGTCTTGAACAACACCACAGGAGGAACAAACAGTGTCTCCAGTAACATCATTGGTTACCAAAGTCTTATTCTTGCACCTCTTGCAAGCTGCCATTACTGAGACAAAACAGTGTTTCGGATTTCAGGTAacaatttgatcatacaaactaCACATTAACCTCAAAAAATCGAAAATTCATCATATCAGAAGGACATACAAGCATAAAATCAGTAATTAAGTATCAGAATGAAACAACGAAAACACAAATTAAGTATCACAAATTATTTAAAATATAGTACGAACTTGCGATTTATACAAGGCGAATTGTCGAAGATGAATCAAAATAGCAATCACAGATTCTCAAAATATACGAACTTACGATTGCGATTAAGCTGCAGAGTTAACGGGTGTTACTCATATTCGCCATTAGGGCTTCAATtcgggtgtttttttttttttttttttccttttaggGAATTATTTTCGTTTTTCGTGGTCAATGACTCAATGTAGCTGAGCAGGCCTTTCCAATAGGTCAATCACTCAATCGGGTTGTTTGGGTCGAGACCGGGTCAATTTGAACTTACGTCATTGCTTTTTCGTGGACATATTTTACTTTTCAATtgatctcccttgtgacgggttaccatttgtggcgtatattttgtgagttaaaatggaaACAAAATGGGTTAGCGAAGAAAGAGGACCGcataaatagtgttgcagagagagaaaacgtgggtactttgtgaggtaaaatggtatcacaaacaagaatttgtgtttactCTTTTATGAATATTTTGCCATAATTTTTCCGTTCATTGCCaaaatcctaaaaaaaaaaaaaaaaaaaaaaaaactctctttCACTTTCGATAAAAATAGCCAAATTTCCACCCAATTACTCAATTAAAAAAATCTTAATTCTCATACAAGTATATATTA from Silene latifolia isolate original U9 population chromosome 2, ASM4854445v1, whole genome shotgun sequence encodes the following:
- the LOC141642944 gene encoding plant-specific TFIIB-related protein PTF2-like is translated as MAACKRCKNKTLVTNDVTGDTVCSSCGVVQDFSNFHHQFGDGGGNFVTPGTTGSGHDYSYTDRKLYHSNNIIEDIANRLHLLDRAWEVKDMVNKVTDGEYGLGNWFSVLVGACCYIIMRQKNKVLTIDEVCDVVGSDLYEMGRMVGRVVDFLGLELPEFDVVGLLERTIRMFSGFKEVDKEKVEVMVKQGNFVVQCCIKWWLTTGRRPGPVAVAVLFFVAELNGFKVKIEEVAKEVNVGIATCKLRYKELREALVEVAKGLPWGNDINVKNIMRHAPCVIKYIEMKSMEDVGSLKKRGRGNGLEDFGDVHREDHKKSRSGNRLGEFDSNNDLRDLFGGDAAYKSDVGGSGVENGLQPDGEAHGKDSGCYSGNRDLKDLKASYENLAKLYSKFKAQFASNRITNRDEVHNYEDGLDDLDLHNEWWSGESELCEKLFLKQLEEKDVGLDALPPSYIRGCLAVKRRRKKIGAAKMRINDIRFPSTDEVLCTGIESSNDKCLSENVIHHKKRKSKRTKREEPHDIIDWEDFIIETLLLHKVKEEEIEKGHYKALLGLHVFTGSE